One window from the genome of Trichoplusia ni isolate ovarian cell line Hi5 chromosome 13, tn1, whole genome shotgun sequence encodes:
- the LOC113500342 gene encoding kappaPI-actitoxin-Avd3c-like, producing MKLFCIFALLFGVIAMIDARDAKCLQPVDPGICRGQIPAYYFNSETGNCEKFFYGGCMGNNNRFTSKAECNAVCK from the exons atgaaactgttttgtatttttgctttgCTATTTGGTGTCATTGCGATGATCGACGCTAGAG ATGCTAAATGCCTGCAACCTGTTGACCCTGGGATATGTCGAGGACAAATACCTGC ATACTACTTTAACAGTGAGACCGGAAATTGTGAGAAGTTCTTCTATGGCGGCTGTATGGGTAATAACAACCGTTTCACCAGTAAGGCAGAGTGCAATGCTGTTTGCAAATAA